The Malus domestica chromosome 08, GDT2T_hap1 genomic interval ccatctccaaccgaatagACTAAACATAACTCCGTCCAGAATTATAGCtctgcaagaaattattttttaatgaatagtatcaagtcatattcatataccATCTCCAATAAACATAGCCCCTTCAatagtttatttatattaattattCTTTGAATTTATTGCTTAAGTGTCATGTGAAAGACAACTTTTTTCACTTGAAGACAACTTAAAATGATTTATCACAAGCATttcaacaaataataaaaaagattaaTTGTTGATTCTAatgattataaatttataaatacacaCTAAGCTTTTACTAATGGTCTTATACGTATTACCTAAACATAGAATTTTTACAttgaagttttaacgaaacactcccggtattgtttacttttaactaaaaatcacatttttacctttccctggtactattcactacacatttatttgtcttttttcattaaaaattaaaaaaatttgaatttttcgctagttttcattttttacatCTATATTCTTGAAATAAGTATAATATATTTTGCAAGGCAGCCTACTTTTTGTCGCATCAAAAAATTGGGCCGAAGAGCTTGAGATTTCCATTGCTGCAGTCAGTACTAAATCTAGTGGGGGTGGTTACGGGACAATGGTAGATGCCGTTGGATGCTTTCAAAAGTGGCCTTAGGATTTGCTGCTAGGCCCAGCAAACGGGCTGGCTATCAAGCAAACTTGACCAGCCTAATGCCCTTTTGTTTTGGTCTAGTGGGCTTTATTGATTTTAGCTTAGTCCTTGGTTGGAGTTGAATTTTGTCTAAATCAGACAAATTTTTGACCCTTTAACTCTTTAGCCATCtccattggagatggccttagtatTTATTGCCTCAAAATCTAAATTTCAAATATAGATTATAGAATATGGAACCCAATGATCAAACTATTATTGAAGTGAATAAAAAATGGACCCAGATTAACATTACATCAGGACAGTGATCTCCTAACAAATAATAGGGTTAAGAATTCATATAGGATTTTAAGAAGCTTGTTTATGCTCATGTGATTTCCTTAATCGTCGATTCTCGGGTCGTAAAGCTTCCAGTTCTTCTTTGTGTGCAGTGAAGATGGTGGTGACTGCATCATGGCAGTCCATACCATTTTAGCAACCTCCCTAACCTTCTTTTTGATGTTGGGGGCTTGAATTGTAGGGTGGAGTTGATGATTGTGCTTTGAGTTTGGAGATGATGGCCTGATGGGGATGGTGGTGACCGTTAGTTTGTGGTCGCCATAAATTTTTTTGAATtccattaaattttaatataaacTATAATGTTCAATGATCCATGACcttctattattttattttagagaCAAAGGAATCCCtagttaatttaacaaaaatttatcTACAACTCAACGGGTGTgatattttcaatatgttgggtacttgtttgaaatgtttaaaagaGATGTAATCAATTTGGAATGACACTAAAATGTATAGTTTTAGGTACTTAatcctttaataataataataataataaaaatgttcATAATCTATTCCTATTTGGTGggttgtatttgtttaccaagtCAAACAAAACTAACACTCTCCAATGGAGGAGCCCATCACATAAGGATGTAAATTTCCATTTTCCACTATTTAGGAATGTAACACAACTTCCACATGTCCCGCATTTGCCATTTTGTGCATATGCCACCAAAGTCAACGTGGAAAATGTGACCGAAGCAAAATATGTAGTCGACTCCAAACTTCCTATATATATCCTTAGTCATAGGCTTAATTTGCTGAAAAAAATTCTAGTATTTAGCTCATCTGTCTTCAAACTTaaaggtaaatttttttttcggtaaCATAAAGGTAATTTTTTTCTTGGCTAGCTCTACCGCTTTGTTTGTAGGCTTTTGTTTTCTGTGGTCCAGATGCTTTCTTGTACTTATGTTTCCTTTGCTCTTCGTCTCTTTTGAGAGCTCTTGTTTTTCCTGTTTAAGTTGTGAGTATGTAGCTAGGTTAGACCAGTTGACGACAATTTGAAATCTCCGTTCTTGTAGATTAGACTGGTTAAAAAAGATCGTCTTGTTGTAAAAGCTAATTAAAAACAGATGTTGATTTGgctttttggatgatttttttcaAGGAAATAATTTTATCAATGGATGGGATGGACTTATCACCCAAGTCAGCCCAGAAGTTGTTTGAAGGAGATGGAGGAGCATATTACATTTGGTCGAGTTCAGATGTTCCAGTGCTTGGTGAGGCCAAGGTTGGTGCAGGCAAGCTTGTTCTTCAACCTCATGGCTTCGCTCTTCCTCACCATGCAGATTCCTCCAAACTGGGATATGTTCTTCAAGGTAATTAATAACTAATTATTAACTACAGCCAACAACTACATATATAATTAACTGAATTTATATAATGAAAATGTAGTGTTCCGTTCCGTCCgtgcacactaaaaaatctctctttcTGTACATGTAATTAAAAAAGGTTGAATACAAAAGTTTCTTTTTTATTCATCAATGCCCTTGTTATATAACTAGTTATATGATGGAAGACAAATCATACTTTAGTTGCTAGACTATAATGCTTATATTATAGTTTGttatgaatttgaaccacatatCCCAAGCGATAAACAAGTTGATGAAGAAAATCCCATATAATCTGTACTAGTTTAGATTCACAATTCAATAATGCTATTCTTACCATATTTTTGTACCACAATtgtataccaccttaggtggcatttgatgtggacaaccacatcatttaaattaattagcatttaatttcaaaatattaatcaataattaataaaaatattgttaattaaatgatgattgtagtATACGAGAAGTCTCCTTCTTCCACCTAAgattatttaagtgttttaattaataaaaagattaaaattaaatgatgtagCTTATCCAACTCATCTGCCACCTATGATGGTAaagaaatgtggtataaaattgtggtaagaatagctatagtcattttcatcaatttcgtcaaaattttgtcaaaataagttatgttggaataaccatttatataattagggtccctcaactatcaaagtgtgtaattatggtcattttcgtcaactagtcaaaatttttgtcaaaacgagttatgttggaatgaccattgctacaattaggttaaagttaagaaatcatttctccagttgatttaaagttgagggaccaatgataatgaatttttagttaagagaccattgctcaaattaagttaaagttaaggggCTATAGCTACAATTTGCTCTTTGTTATTGGATCATAGAAGTTCAAAGATTTTAGCATTAACTATCGTCTTTGTTACGACCTGATCGATCAGGTTGACCCAAATAATCAACATGATCAATAGTTAAGATTCAGGTTCTCGCATGAAACCAGTAACTATATGTCCAGGATTTGTTATTTGGGGAACAAAGAAGTTTGAAGATCTTAACTAGCACCAAATGGTGATGCAGGTAATGATGGATTAGTAGGAATGGTCTTCCCTAACACATCAGAGGAGGTGGTGGTTAGGGTTAAGAAAGGAGATGTGATACCATTACCAGTTGGAACAATCTCATGGTGGTTCAACAATGTTGATCACTCTGAGGAGCTTGTTGTTGTTTTCATGGGTGAAACTGCCGGAGCCCACGTTCCCGGTCAATTTTCGTACTTTTTTATTGCCGGAACCCTAAGTATACTTGCAGGTTTCTCAACAGAATTTGTCAGCAAGTCCTTCAACATCACCGAGGATGAAGCTGATGGCATCACCAAAAGCCAGACTGGGGCTTTGATCATCAAGCTAGGTCAAGATGAAAAAGCCAAAATGCCCCTCCCCAATCTAAAACTCACCGACAAATTTGTTCACAACATCAGTACTAGTAGTACAACTACATTAACTGAAAAGGAATTTCCTTTTCTTAAACAAGCTGGGTTAAGTGTTAACCTCACAAAACTTGAGGCCAACGCAATTAGCTCTCCAATTTACACAGCCGATTCCATAGTCCAAGTGATTTATATTGCTCGAGGGAGTGGCCGGATACAGATCGTGGGTGTTAACGGTCAACGTTTGTTGGACGCGGAGGTAACTGCTGGGCAGCTGCTTGTGGTACCAACGTTCTTCATGGTTGCTAAACTTGCAGGACATACTGGGCTGGAGTGTTTCACTCTCATGACTAGTTCTCAGTAAGCACATTGCGCTGTCACAACACCACTACCTTCCTTttattacctttttttttttcctaatgaAATCAGTTCGATACTGAAGTGCGAGTGATTCTATTTGGACACACGAAAGTGATGCATTTGTTGACACACATGTAAATACAAATGGAGCATTATACATGACACGAATACACCGCTAATATAGTGTCCCTTACCAATCCTACAACATGAAGTGTTAGTTTCTCTACACATGACATTATGTAATTGGTATAGAATACTACATCAGCCGTATAACTATGTCATGTAAGTCCTCATAATTCATGAAATACTAATTGGAATTATATTTGCAGGCCTGTCGTGGAAGACTTAGCTGGAAAGACATCAGCATTGGGAGCATTATCACCGGAGGTGCTGCGAATATCCCTTAATATAACTCCAGAGCTAGAAAAACTTCTCAAGTCCAAGATTCGAAAGGTCTGATCATGATCAACAACCGAATTAATTATTCCAAATCAATGCATCGTGATTAATGTGGTAGTAAAAGTCCGCCGAAAATCTTTTATGTAATCTTGTCTGTTATgttaaaaaacagaaaaataagtcACAATACGTAAAGGTCTTTCTGGATATCATTGTATTTTTATGCGCTTTGTGTAATAAAAGGCCAAAAAAAATTCGTGGTCCATGTGGTGACACGGCATTTTCAATGTGACCCTTGTGGTAAAaaaacttttaattaaactCTCGTGGTGAGCCTTGTGAGCAATTGAGGTTCAAATCCAAACTTCTGTTAGTCTTCCGTTAAATAAACTCACGTGATTATCACATGGAGGCCCAAATTCATCATTTTAATTCAAATTACATCCTATTCCAAAGACATCTAGTATGAGTTAGTGTTTAACGGAAATAAGATTTCACAtaaaataagcttgaaatgcAAAGAGTGAAACAAAACCTGTAAAACCACGCCAATGGATAGGAGAAGAGGTGAAGGAGAAGTTGCGCCTAATTTCTCAGGTATGATTTAATTTCGTTTGGAAATCATAATACTTGTAATAAACCATTGTTTTTTTCAATGTCAACACGTCTTTGATCATGAGTTAGAGTCTTAGTCTGTCTTAAATTTTCATTCTTGTATCAATTTGTACCAGTCCGAATGCATATACGCCTTTCAATTTTGTCTTTAATTGGTAGTTTGGTTTGATATAGGGGTGGGctcggtacggttaccgtaccaaaacctttgtaccaattaccgtaccaaactttcggtttggtaaaatctattaccattaccataccaaactttcggtataccaaagttcggtattgccaaaagttcggttggcatggtatgtcaatggtaattgccattttgttttgggacaaaatatgtttttgtttttttatcccAATTCgagggcaaaacttttttttttgtacctttatctcatacattatagattaaattcatcattcacaattcacacacataataattcaaatgatgcatcaaaattcatcatgaaaattaagcttacaatccaaataaaagttacgaaccaaaacaaatagaagttaacaatccaaatagaaattaaagtttaaaaccaaatgaaaattggaagtaaacttcaaaaaggaTAATTCATTTATCAGTTattcaagcttgagatgtcgaagcttttggaggaggcattgaacttgtagaagattgagtttgtgtcaagcctacattacaaacaaagaaaacatattgatTAGTAGCAaaaagaattaaagttgaaaactatttaataacaaatttagtgaaaaaattaaagcatatctttcttgttttctcttcttccatttccttgtaaaattgaagcatatcttccgttggttccttgtagaagtttacttcatctGCCCTAAGCTAACCACTAGTGCACACTAGTGCCTCcattattttaggagtcaaggataccctaaagggtccacaaccctcctccctagGCTAAATTCATTTTCAATAGCAACAATAGAAGTgggggttacaaagatattttggctatttgtgaaagaattaggaactcttttgtgtttgatttccacaatttcaagatatcaaagtcaccaacaacaatgctaatataagtagggttttattttcaaattattggaatattataaatatgtgttatataattatccattatataatttataaatgatatattatattgtattttcggtatggtacagtaataccgtggtaatggtatccattaccaataccgtaccatgaaattttggtacggtacaataccgtaccattaccgattggtacaaaaaatttggcacaaaatcggtatggcacggttggcaattcggttggcacggcaatttggcaaaaaaatccacccctagtTTGATACACACCATAGTCAACCAGTACACaacctttcaatttttttcttaatcttCTTTGAATTTTGGTTATTTAAGTTTCTTACGCTCTTGAAGTTCATATGCGGAGGACAGaaatgaaaattgaattttCTGCAATACCTTTCACCCAttgtctttaattttttttaattatgcaATGTTTGTCACCCGTCTAAATGCATCAATACTACAATGCCTTTCCCCCCATTGTCTTTAATTCTTTAAGTTATTCTTGTAAATTGTCTCTCATTTTCACTTGTTTCAATTTGCTTTGTGCACTAGAATCAGATGCCAACTTTTtaactcacaaaaaaaaaaaaacaagtgtaTGTCATAACCCACCCAGAAAGAACTAGTGTATACCTAAGTCATACTAGATGTTCATGGAATAGGATGTAATTTGGATTGaaatgacgtatttgaccgATCCATGTGATAATCGCATGAGTATATTTAACGAAAGACTAATGGAAGTTTGGATTTGGACCTCAATTGCTAATAAGACTCAACACGAGGGTTTAATTAACAATTTTTTCACCACAAAAATTACATTGAAAGTGACGTGTCATGACagaaaccacaaaaaaaatttgcccTTAATAAAATTTGTGTGGATAATGGATCACGGATGACAATAAAAAATAGAATACAAACAGACTACTCGATCTTCACTTTCCCAGTGGACCCAAAAAAAGATTTCGCACTTTGTCCCTAATAAATAAATCGGCTAAGGTGCTTGTACcctatttttcaagttttttacTACGCATTTTGGCCGTGGGATGATAGAAAAATAAGTCAATTTTAATGGTATTTCaagatattattatttattttttggatcAGGATAATTATCTTGAGAGATTATTAAAGAGTTATCTAAGTTAGCTATTCTGATTGAATATGGTTGAGTTTACACGAGATAAGATTCTCTCATCTCATATTTTCTCGTCATTTCCTCCTTTCATTTCTTATTTAAACAGTTACAATTAAATCATATTAATATTTACTTTTTTAAGagaaaaggacaaaaaaaatatgaaaagagaAGAGGAAAGATGAGGGAAGAGATAACAGAAAATCCCACTCCTTATCAGAAATAGGATTGATCTTCGGGTTGGTGGTGAGGTGAAGTGCGTAAGTGGTTCGAAAATGACTAGCATGTGGTAATCTTCTAACTGTCAACCACATGTTGATGGGATACAACCATCATGGTTTGATAGAGCTCTTTGACGTGTGGGATAAATCTCCAATAGTTTGAAAATTACCATAAAGCTACATTTAAAAGATGAAGATTTATGGCATAAGGAGACCATGAGAGATGTGGTTTGATGGGTGTGGAATATCAAGAATATTTTGATATTTATCGTGGGAGAGATGGGTGTAGCTTGAAAAACGTCTCTACGGATTGATGGCCAGGAGTATGGAAAGAACgtagcctataaataggagggaCTCTGAAATATGAAAACTTTTCTAACTCaacaaataacttaaaacactctaCAAGAAAATTCTCATTCTATATGAAATTCTTTTCACACCCCTAAGAAAAACACTAAGTATCCTAACCTCTTCGTCAACACATGTTCAATTTGGATAAGTAAACAGCACATACAATTTGGACAACAAAACACAATTTGGATAAGAAAACATAAAACACAACAATTTGGACGAGAAAACACAATATGGATAAGAAAACATAAAACACTATTTGGATAAGAAAACAGCAGTGGAGCATGGTGCTCTTTGGATAAGAAAACAGAAAACACAATAATTTGGACGAGAAAACACAATATGGATAAGAAAACAGAAAACACaatttggattaaaaaaaagcaGTGGAGCATGGTGCTCTTTGGATAAGAAAACAGCAATGGAGCATAgagcaccttcaatttggatgcataggagcaccttcagtttggataagtaAATAACACTACTTCTAGGGTGGTTTATTATCCATCCAAGTCTTGATCGACGAAATTCAGAAGGTTCATCATtaagcttttcttcttttgtatgTTCATTTGTTTAGGTTcttcatttttctctctttctagcTTTAGAATACAGCGCAACAACAATAAACTTCTCTATTGACACAATCACAAGGGAATTTCCTTTTGCGATAATTGTAGTTACAAATTGACCATATTGTTGACACACTCTCAAATAGAATGAAATGTGAGACACACTGTCTAAACTAAAGAGTGTGACGCTAACTTCGAATGTCTAAATGACGTTTCttaatttttctctttttgtgTGAGTATAAATCTCAATATTTGATTTTAGCCTAATTTACGGTAAATATGTTGTAGCTCGCACATAAGCATTTGGAGTAATTTGTACGTAGCTCGGAAATAgagggcttttttttttattattattatttttttatcagaGGCATccatttatttttgttgaagtaGAGGCTTGGCTTTATAATAGTAGAGATTATGATCCCGCTCTCCTCTTCCCTACTTTCTCTCCTCATTTGCATCTGTTgtctcttttcccttgctcttcacttccccttttcttttcttcttacaTATTCACTGTTCCATTTTCATCTCTTCCCCAAATCGAACAAAACTGATCAAACTGAGCTGAATCTGAACCGAACTAGTTAtactatttaattttatttgtgattttttgggaTGAACCAAATCGAACCAAACCGTTCTCACCTGTAATTAGTTAGTGTTTAAACATGTTTATAGGGATTTGAATAAATCTGCTGACTTCATGCTCTTTGTGATCTCTAAATTGTTTAGTTAATATTTTAGATTTACAactgataaataaaaaataaaataaaataacgcATATAGATTAAGATAAATTTTCGTAACAATTGAAAGTAGGTGTCAGTCAATATATATTTCCAAATGCTTGCGTTATGGCTGAGAGATAATTTATACACACGGCAGTGAAGCAAATAATACAGCGTACCTAGTCCTGTTCACTTGAGGAGATATTTTTTCATGTATTCGGAACAGGAACGGTACATCATGTGTTATAAGAGGCACAACCGTGATGCATTTGGGAACTCGAGGCGTTTGTATCACGTacatggggttttttttttttggggggggggggaagctATATGACAGGTCATCTGGGAACTCAAGGCGTCTGTATCACGTACATGGGGGATGGGGGggaaggatttggatcctctcctgagcaggagATCAGGATCCTCGAGATCAAACAacatggaccgttggattttaatccaacggttataattattataacttttagaaggacttcctgtttgtagccgttagatcaaaatcTAACGGTCCATGTTGTTTGATCCCGAGGATCCTGATctcctgctcaggagaggatccaaatccgggGGGAAAACTGTATGACGGGTCCAACATGCTTTTGTCACGTACATGGGGGGTGGTCGGTGGGGACTTTGATCCATAAAATATCAACCACATCGTTCACTAGAAAGAATTTTGACATTGTGAGAAACATTTTGAATgtgtttattgataaattttattatGGTCCACCACAAATAACGTCGATATTATCTCAATTTAACCATCAATTATTAGAGGGTTGTTTTATTAACACCCCATAAtttgttgaatgcaccccacaaTTAAAAAATTTCCCAATAATTCCAGTTTTACCCTTCTTTTTGTTAAATCCACCCTACCttcccaaaataaaaaaaattatctcaCAACCAACCCTATCAAAGTATGAAACTTCGGACCATCTGAACCTTTGGAGAGGCAATAAGAGCATTGCATGTACCCTGTTTTCTAGGAGCTTTTTCTACATGTGTTCTAGAAAGTGTATTAGGAATTCATAGCTAATTGCTTTTGATAATGATCTTGAAATTAAAATCATATCCTATTATCCAGGTTTCACGCTACtgcattagggttttgttcttaTTTTGTACTTTTTCTTCTGGATAATATTCATATCCTTGCTTGGGAATTCCTAGTTGGACTTAGTATAGTTctcaaattgaaaattgatatgAATAtcatgcaaaagaaaaagaacaaaaataagtACAACGATGATTATAATGATGTTGAGAAAATGTAAACAGTACAAATAAAAGGCGAGGATCTAAACAATGGTGATGGATTGGGGAGTTTTATTTTATGCAGGTTTAAATGAAGGGTAAATTTGGAATTATAGAAGAAAATTTTGATTATGGAGTGTTTTCATCAaattgtggggtgttaataaaaaaaaacccttattAGATATTGGGTTTTATCATTAAAGTCTTCGATAATATTCGTGTAAAAAAACTctcttattatttatattattttgttatatcTCCACTTCGGGACTCAATTCTCTAACTTTTATCGCTTTGTAACAAATTTCCAAATAATTTTCACAACTTGATGCAATGTATAACAATAAAAGAGAGGCCATTTTCTAAGGaactaggattctctccccttccTCCCCTCCTCTTTGAACGACCACgattaagctacgtcaacatcTTGTGTTTCCTTCTTTATAAAGAGAGAAATACAACGAaaatgtgagaggaggggacATAAGAGGAGAAAAATTGGAAGGGGAGACAACCCTAGATAGTTAGCTCATTTGTCTTCACTCACGAAACTTAAAGGTGATATTTTCTCACATGTTTGTATTATATCTCTTTGCTTGTAGGCTTCGGTTTTCTGTgtccaaataaattaatttctCCCTTGACACATTCACACAAGAGGATTTCCTTTTACATTAATTGTACTTGCAAAATTGATCATATAATTGACACTCTCATATAGAAGTGAAACGTGAGATGTCCGTCTAAATTAAAAAGCATCACACAATTTTTGAGCGTCTAATGacgtttctttttcttcttttgcataATTATAAATTCCAATTGATTTTAGCCTAATTTactgtaagttttttttttgtagcttGCACATAAATGATTCACACAAGCACATGTGTAGTAATTTTGTAGCTCGTACAAAGAGAGTAATTTTGTTGAAGCATGTTGCACCAAAGCAGAGACTTGGCTTTATAATAGTAGAAATTACGAGTCCGCTCTCgtctttccttctctctctcttctcttgtctcttttcccttgctcttcTTTTCTTCATACGTTTTATATGTTTCCTTCTCATCTCTCCCCCCAATTGAATTTGATCAAACATGGAGTCTGAACCGAAGTAGTTCTactatttgatttgattttcgatttttttggggggggggggggagggggcaGGGGGAGAATGGAACCAAACCGTTCTCAACCGTATTAATTAGTcaatgttaagcatgtttatagGGAATTGAGCAGTTGA includes:
- the LOC114826648 gene encoding cocosin 1-like isoform X2, with the protein product MDGMDLSPKSAQKLFEGDGGAYYIWSSSDVPVLGEAKVGAGKLVLQPHGFALPHHADSSKLGYVLQGNDGLVGMVFPNTSEEVVVRVKKGDVIPLPVGTISWWFNNVDHSEELVVVFMGETAGAHVPGQFSYFFIAGTLSILAGFSTEFVSKSFNITEDEADGITKSQTGALIIKLGQDEKAKMPLPNLKLTDKFVHNISTSSTTTLTEKEFPFLKQAGLSVNLTKLEANAISSPIYTADSIVQVIYIARGSGRIQIVGVNGQRLLDAEVTAGQLLVVPTFFMVAKLAGHTGLECFTLMTSSQPVVEDLAGKTSALGALSPEVLRISLNITPELEKLLKSKIRKV
- the LOC114826648 gene encoding cocosin 1-like isoform X1; protein product: MIFFKEIILSMDGMDLSPKSAQKLFEGDGGAYYIWSSSDVPVLGEAKVGAGKLVLQPHGFALPHHADSSKLGYVLQGNDGLVGMVFPNTSEEVVVRVKKGDVIPLPVGTISWWFNNVDHSEELVVVFMGETAGAHVPGQFSYFFIAGTLSILAGFSTEFVSKSFNITEDEADGITKSQTGALIIKLGQDEKAKMPLPNLKLTDKFVHNISTSSTTTLTEKEFPFLKQAGLSVNLTKLEANAISSPIYTADSIVQVIYIARGSGRIQIVGVNGQRLLDAEVTAGQLLVVPTFFMVAKLAGHTGLECFTLMTSSQPVVEDLAGKTSALGALSPEVLRISLNITPELEKLLKSKIRKV